The genomic stretch ATAATGTTCTTCTTTGTAATTATCAAGTGGAGTAATATTTATCACCtcttcaaacaaaaacaaaattatcattttctaGTAGAATCATGCTTTAGTTATCCGTACTCTGAACTTTAAGGTCTTCACggacccatatatatatatatatatatataattttatttttcacagaGCTGCAGCCTGATTGTGTACTGTAACGTTCTGTGCAGTGTATGAGGTTTTCGAACGTATGGCATACTATGGGATATCAAGCAATCTTGTAGTGTACTTGACCACGAAGCTCCATGAAGGCACAGTGAGGTCGTCCAATAATGTTACGAACTGGGTTGGCACCATTTGGATGACTCCCATCTTGGGTGCTTATGTTGCCGACGCTCATCTTGGTCGGTACTGGACCTTCCTCACCGCATCTGTTATCTATCTTTTGGTATGTATGCAGGCGTTTCATATCTCTCTTTTACGCATGCATTGCATCTCGTCGGGAAGATGAGAAGCTCAGTGAACCAGACGTTTCAGACGTCCCATTTAGCAGTGTCTTTTCACACGAAAGTGGGTCCGAAAAACATGTATAATTGGGTTAATGATAAGCTGGACTCATCTGATACGTTTTGTCCAATGCCTGATAGATTaggtttataatttttcttaatcatTTCACATCATCAATCATGTTGTTTGTAGAGAATTTATCGGCCATTATGTCATGAGCTGCACAGTACTGCTTTGATTTCTTGCTCTGTGTGCTTGTTCACAAAGTCAAACAAGGAACAGTTATGATTCAATTCTTACTCGTGTATCTAAAATTGGATATGATATGATCTAATTATTTCCAACTAGTGGGATTACAGCTAGTAAAAGTTTGACCACCCAGTCTCTGTTTTATAAGGCAGAATTAGGAAGATGTCGTGTTCGATGTAAGAAAAACCATTTGCTGTGAGGTAttaaagttttgaattatatGGAACTTGGGTCTCAGTATTCCAACTTGAACTTTGCCTGGTCCCATGTCTGTCTCAGAAAAAGCCATGCATGCACCTTTAAGTCAACTTGGCATTGAATTATCACCCAAAGAAAACACTGCCATGTATTAATTATGGCAAAGGATAGAAGCGGTACCTAAGAAGCTAAGACAACGTGATTTGTGGATAATATTCGGATAGTCAAGTGGCTGAAGCGATTGTCGGTGTTAGCCCTGTGATGACCTAGATGATCTCAGGGGTCAATCTGTAATCTTGTAAGAACCttgtttcgttttttttcccttttaaatgatatagttttgatttatttttttaatcccgAGTCTTGAACCTAGTCGTATTTACTAGGTAGAGTTTAATAACCAAGAAATGCATAACTGTGGAAAGTGATTTTTGATGAAGTTAAAGTTTTAACTAATACCTTTGACATGATGACAGGGGATGTCTCTGCTAACACTATCAGTTTCCCTTCCTGCTCTAAGACCACCTCCCTGCAAGGATGCCAATTTGGACAACTGTAGAAAGGCCTCCACAATGCAATTAGCAGTGTTCTTTGGCGCCCTCTACACGCTAGCTGTTGGAACTGGCGGCACAAAGCCGAACATCTCGACCATTGGTGCTGACCAGTTTGATGATTTCCACCCTAAGGAGAAGGCTCATAAGCTATCCTTCTTCAATTGGTGGATGTTCAGCATCTTCTTTGGAACACTCTTTGCTAACACTGTACTTGTGTACATACAAGACAATGTGGGTTGGGCATTAGGGTATGGGCTTCCAACACTCGGGCTTTTGATATCGGTGGCTATATTCTTAGCTGGCACACCATTTTATAGGCACAGGCTGCCAACAGGAAGCCCGTTTACAAGGATGGCTAAGGTCATAGTGGCAGCCCTGCGGAAATCGAAGGTTTCAGTCCCTAGCGACCCTAAGGAACTCTATGAGCTCGACTTGGAAGAATATGCTAAGGGGGGGAAGTTCAGGATTGATTCCACACCAACCTTGAGGTTTGCATTAGTTGCAGTGCGTCTGCATTTTTTCTCTTCCAGCAGTAGCTTAAATATAACTGGCCTGGCCTAGTGGTAACTCTGAACTTGTGCAACATGTATGCAGGTTCCTCAATAAAGCTGCTGTGAAAACAGGTCGAACTGACCCATGGATGCTTTGCTCAGTTACTCAAGTAGAGGAGACTAAACAGATGTTGAGAATGATTCCGATACTGATTGCCACATTCGTCCCAAGCACGATGATTGCTCAGATAAATACTCTTTTTGTCAAGCAAGGCACTACTCTTGACAGACAAATTGGCAGCTTCAAAATCCCACCAGCAAGCTTAGGTGGATTTGTGACATTATCAATGCTTGTTTGTGTTGTGATATATGACAGGTTCTTTGTTAGTATTGCTCGTAGATGGACAAAGAATCCCAGAGGGATCACTCTTCTTCAGAGAATGGGAATAGGCCTTGTTTTTCACGTTATAATCATGATAGCTGCATCACTGATTGAAAGGCACAGATTAAGTGTGGCCAGAGAACATGGCTTGGTTGAGAATGGAGGCCAAATTCCTTTGACGATATTCATTTTGCTTCCTCAATTTGTGCTCATGGGAGTGGCTGATGCATTTTTAGAGGTGGCCAAGCTCGAGTTCTTCTATGACCAGGCACCTGAAAGCATGAAAAGTCTTGGCACTTCTTATTCAACAACCAGTCTTGGAATTGGAAACTTCCTTAGTAGTTTCCTTCTTTCCACAGTTTCTGATATCACCAAGAAGCATGGTCACCGAGGGTGGATTTTGAATAACCTAAATGCTTCTCGCCTGGACTATTATTATGCCTTCTTCGCGATACTCAACTTCTTgaacttcattttcttcttgattGTGAATAGGTTGTATGTGTATAAGGCTGAAGTTTCAGATTCAATGGAAGTACTGGCTGAAGAATTGAAAGGGATGACATTGACGGAACCGAACCAAGTTTCTTCACATGAATGAGAAGTGCAGAAGAAAATCCTATATAGAAATCAAAGCTTAAATCAGAGAATaggtttcaactttcaagttGATGACCATTGAATAGAAGCTACCTCACTCGATCGCCTACTTCGGAGTTGAATCATTCGGGAGAAATGGTGGTTAGTACGCGTATACTGCATTTTCTTCACCCTTCGAGGGAAAAAAAGCTGTCACATTTATGATATATTGAAAGAAAACGACAGTTAATGTTGATAAACTTTAGAGTGTTTATCTTCAGCAACaacataattaagaaaatctcaTGCCATAAAGGAATTGCATTTTGTGATATAACTTGTCTCGAAGTTAAAAGTTTCTTGGAAAGCACTGTGAAATTAAGAGCAATTTTGCAGAAATGTTAAGAAGTGAACTTAGTACTGAACTTCTCACGCACAGCAGAAGTTTCTCTTGGTGCTTTGCTAAACATAAGGCACAACCGGGTCGAATCGAAAAATGTGGTTACTATGAAAAGCCGAATTCAATGAGGAATTACAGAGATAGTCTACCAGCTAAAATGAGAATTTATGCTCAAACATTTGAGAAGATCTttgcttttctctctctctctaatttcaTAGCTCAGATACAACAAATCAGGTtagaatatgaaaaaacaaatgggaaaaaaaggagagaatatTTGCACCCTCCCTAATTATCAAAGTTTTTCTCCATCACACATGTACTAGAAGTTCCTGCggctaattttttaaagaaacaaacTATCTCAAGCTCCAAGAAGATCTTGATATGGAATTTTAACATAACCAAATCCAATTACAATGAGCTCCCTGGCATTTCCAATTTAAATTATCTGTTTTGGTTTCATGGCTAGAAGTCAATATTAGATTAAAGCATCAAAAACTGTAGCATCCTTTGCCTGAAATGTTCAAGAgatcaaaaccatcattttcttttatcttctctttGCTAATTGGAAAGCTTTTTTCAGGAAGTGATTTGCTGCTTTATCATTTCTGTGGCATAGCACCCTTAGTATTGTGTTTGGATCTGCCCTATTCCATCTTCCTGTTGTTGGTGGCATTGGTAGATTGTGACCTGAACCCACAACTCCTATACCACTTGCTTCACAAGCCAGGATACTGAAATCTTCCATTAGTTTCTCTGTACTATCACCCATCAATGCTATCACCCCTTCAACAATCTCAGCCTCCTTTTCCACCGCCTCCTCATTCATCAATCCTTCACCACATGTGCAAAATGTGCGCTTTAAGTTGGCAAAGTCCTCCTCGATCATGGGATAATCAGATCGATAAAATACCCGGCTGCAGCCACCTGCAAGCAAAACCGTGAGAAAGGCCTCAAAAGAGGCCTTCATGACTTCTCTCATTGCCAAAGGTTGGGCTCGGTCTATTAGAATTGCTGTCAACAGAGAAAGGTCCTGTTTGATAATTCTCAATGCATGTCTGATCCTTGAATTTTCTACATCAGCAACATAGAGACTATCATAAAAAACAGAATTTGAGTCGAGGAATATCAGACGATAAGCAGCAACTTCTGATACATGTTGACAAGCAGATTGAATGGAAGCAAGGGCTAGTTCAAAGTAGGAAGAGGAATTGATGCGATGCCTGCGATGATAACCACGGGATGGAGTGGTTCTTGGGGCAAGAGCAAGGTTCTTTTCTAGAGAGTGGAGGTGAGTGAGAAGATAGTGCAAAGTGTTGAGCCGTATGTAGAGTCTTTGTGTTCCACGGCTTGTTGATGGCCGAGGATGGTGAGCATCACTTACACCAAATTGGTGCATATCTTCTGTGTTGCTAGAGCATGGAGCAGCTTTCTTCCACAGTTTAAGGAACTTCGAGTCGCGGTTGCACCTGGTTAGAGGAGGGAGTGTAGGGACATAGCTCTGTTTTGATCCTGCAagcatatcaaataaaatagcaGCTTAGTTGAAGCCAGATAAGCAATTAGAACGTAGTATATTTGTATTTTCGCTAGCCTTCAGTGATGCATGTTCATCTCCTCTGACTGAAGAAAGGATAACTAAGATAGAATTACTATCCagtcctccttttttttctgaaaagccATGCATCTACTATAATATGCTGCAGAATAGAACAACCACCAAAGAACTTTTGCTGACTGTCAAATGTCCTGTGGTCATCAGTAAGTTGCTTGAACAAGACCCTATTTCTTCCAAGCAATTACTTCCACAGACAAAAATCACTTCCAAAGATACAATTCCAAGCAGAAAAACGTATGAgaatattaagaataaagaaGGTGTTACTTTCTTACCACAAGCTGCTACCAGGTTGGTGTAATCTTTGAAGATATTATCAAAACCTTCTGCTAGATCATAAATCAGATCATCAGTAATTCCAACAGGAATTTCAAAGAAATCATTCACAGCTTCCTTGGCTATTTTCATCAACTCCGCAGCTGATGTCGCATATGGCTCGAGTTTGGACTTCGGATTCCATGTCTGTAACATTTATTGCAACATTTCATTCTCCaatactttttaatatatatatatcttatccCAGATAAGCTTAAATGCTGTATTTCATTTCagcaaaaattaaagaaactcaCTTCAGAATCTTTGGCTCGGATAAGACAATCTTTCCCTCTGTCAAACCTCTCTACAAACCATTGTTTCATTAGCTTCAATATGACTGAGTCAACTTCATATGGAATCATCTCTCGTACGATTGTTTTACCTCCATCTTCACAGTCTGCAGAGTCTTCAACCAACATTTGAACCAAGAACTTTTCAAGTTTTCCAGCACTCTGCAGTACTGCAACGGTCTCATTATTGAGGGTGGAAATCCCAGCAATATATTGCTTCAAAACTGCTCCATAGCACTGATGTAGCGTTACAGCAGCAACGCTAGCTACAATCGGGTTCCATTTCTTCAGAATGGGGCTAAAACTCTCCCTTTCTCTCAAGGCCAAATCCTCAACTTCTTTAGCTAACTGCAGGAGTGCCTCGCTTGCTTCATCTTTCACTTGCAGACTTGTGCTCTTATAACTTCCGGTTTCTATTATCTGCAATCGACAAACAAGAATGAACATGAGAGACATCGCTGTACAGAAACAGTAAATCTTGAAACTGAAAATTAAGCAAAGAGGCgacagaaagaaatagaaaccTTTGCAAATGCTTTCTTTACAGAAGCTCGAATGTAATGATCCACACGATCCCCAGATGAATCAACTATCTGTGTGTCTCCTTTATCTTTCCCAGCCCCTTCTGTGATAGTAACATCCTCGCCCAAAATTTTTGATGCTGATAATGCTAACGGCAAAAGATTCTCAATTAGGAAAACATTTCCCCTCTGGAAATAGTCATGGTAGTGAAGCAATCTCCTCTCTGCCCACCCTTGCATTGAAGCCAACATAGAAGACAAAAGCTTCACATACATAGCCTCTCGGTCTGGCTTCTTTGCATCATTAGCCACCTCCGTCGATAACATAGCATGTGTCGCATAAAGAAGATCCGGCTCTACTTGTGAAGTAAGAACGTATTGCTGGAAAAGCACCCAAGCAAAGCACAAATTGTGTATAGGTCTATTGATTCCTAGTGCAGACCATGTCTTCTTTATTAACTCAACAAGCTCGTCAACCTCATCAAGGACTAATGTCTCATCCCtgaaatcaaatattgattGAAGAAGAGAAATGTATATGTGAATGTTGAGTGGAAATCCATCAGCCCAATGGCATACATCGGTTGGGGTACCATTGGCACTTCGCCAAGACAAGGAAACAACACTGTTGCATAAGGTTCTCATGGTGTCAGAATTTTTTCCTGTGTCAATAGGTTTGGTCTCGCTGGCATGGATGATTTCACGGAGACGCATAGCATAAGAATT from Populus alba chromosome 8, ASM523922v2, whole genome shotgun sequence encodes the following:
- the LOC118057534 gene encoding protein NRT1/ PTR FAMILY 5.2 — encoded protein: MENGLDDCTQDGTVDLKGNPVLRSKRGGWRACSFVVVYEVFERMAYYGISSNLVVYLTTKLHEGTVRSSNNVTNWVGTIWMTPILGAYVADAHLGRYWTFLTASVIYLLGMSLLTLSVSLPALRPPPCKDANLDNCRKASTMQLAVFFGALYTLAVGTGGTKPNISTIGADQFDDFHPKEKAHKLSFFNWWMFSIFFGTLFANTVLVYIQDNVGWALGYGLPTLGLLISVAIFLAGTPFYRHRLPTGSPFTRMAKVIVAALRKSKVSVPSDPKELYELDLEEYAKGGKFRIDSTPTLRFLNKAAVKTGRTDPWMLCSVTQVEETKQMLRMIPILIATFVPSTMIAQINTLFVKQGTTLDRQIGSFKIPPASLGGFVTLSMLVCVVIYDRFFVSIARRWTKNPRGITLLQRMGIGLVFHVIIMIAASLIERHRLSVAREHGLVENGGQIPLTIFILLPQFVLMGVADAFLEVAKLEFFYDQAPESMKSLGTSYSTTSLGIGNFLSSFLLSTVSDITKKHGHRGWILNNLNASRLDYYYAFFAILNFLNFIFFLIVNRLYVYKAEVSDSMEVLAEELKGMTLTEPNQVSSHE
- the LOC118057526 gene encoding protein unc-13 homolog → MAQDSRCHSFSGTLTTISIDPADTDLSWPFGDLKGLDKDDIRETAYEVFFTACRSSPGFGGGRNAISFYSNHHHQHHDGDGAAGTGSPTARMGGGPVVVMSPTSRVKRALGLKMLKKSPTRRMSAVGSSGAGTAPVSSSGPPQHGGTSPALGFATVPVTGRPRRPLTSAEIMRAQMRVTEHSDNRLRKTLMRTLVGQMGRRAETIILPLELLRHLKPSEFNDSQEYHLWQRRQLKILEAGLLLHPSIPLDKSNSYAMRLREIIHASETKPIDTGKNSDTMRTLCNSVVSLSWRSANGTPTDVCHWADGFPLNIHIYISLLQSIFDFRDETLVLDEVDELVELIKKTWSALGINRPIHNLCFAWVLFQQYVLTSQVEPDLLYATHAMLSTEVANDAKKPDREAMYVKLLSSMLASMQGWAERRLLHYHDYFQRGNVFLIENLLPLALSASKILGEDVTITEGAGKDKGDTQIVDSSGDRVDHYIRASVKKAFAKIIETGSYKSTSLQVKDEASEALLQLAKEVEDLALRERESFSPILKKWNPIVASVAAVTLHQCYGAVLKQYIAGISTLNNETVAVLQSAGKLEKFLVQMLVEDSADCEDGGKTIVREMIPYEVDSVILKLMKQWFVERFDRGKDCLIRAKDSETWNPKSKLEPYATSAAELMKIAKEAVNDFFEIPVGITDDLIYDLAEGFDNIFKDYTNLVAACGSKQSYVPTLPPLTRCNRDSKFLKLWKKAAPCSSNTEDMHQFGVSDAHHPRPSTSRGTQRLYIRLNTLHYLLTHLHSLEKNLALAPRTTPSRGYHRRHRINSSSYFELALASIQSACQHVSEVAAYRLIFLDSNSVFYDSLYVADVENSRIRHALRIIKQDLSLLTAILIDRAQPLAMREVMKASFEAFLTVLLAGGCSRVFYRSDYPMIEEDFANLKRTFCTCGEGLMNEEAVEKEAEIVEGVIALMGDSTEKLMEDFSILACEASGIGVVGSGHNLPMPPTTGRWNRADPNTILRVLCHRNDKAANHFLKKAFQLAKRR